The genomic stretch CTCACATCAGCCTATGCCACGATCTGCAGAGGAAGTACCTTATCAGACAGAAGAAACTGTTCCAATTCAAGAAGGATCGCTTCAACAAGAACATGCGTCTGCTGCAGAAGCAGCGAATGATGAAAAACAACGAGGGACAGATACAGTCTTGGCAGAAGCGTCTCGACGAGCGTATTGCCAATCAGCAACGCCTCCACTTTCTGCTCATGGAAGTTGAGTTAGAACGTGGGATGTTCATTGAGCGGCACAAGGCCAAATACGAGTTGAAATGGAAGCATATCCAGGATCAGATCAGGGAGCGCACCCGCCAGACGATGCTGAAGCGTCAGCCAAAGCGCCGCAAGCGCAAGAAGCCCAAGCGCGAGAAGCCATCGTTCTGTGAGGAGTACCAGACAACCTTTGATGGCCTGTTGGACAGCGAACTCTGCTATGCCCTCAATGCGGCCATTGCCATGGAGGGTCATTCGCCGCTGACCTTTGCCCCAGACGATCCCATCTACAAGGCGGCCCAGTACATACTCAACCATATACTGAAGGGCTTCATTGAAGATCTCAGCGACGATGAGTGCGCGCTAAAAGTATTAGTTTCACGCATTCGCGAATTCCTCTGCGATGCCAAGAAATATGTGAACTATGTAAGTTTTTAAGGATTCTCCAGGCAGAGCTTGACAGACCATGATATGAAATCTCCTTACTTACAGAAAGCTTTGCAAATCATTAACTTTGCCAGGGATCATCACAATGCCATAGACTTTGGGTCAGCGGCGGCAAAGTCCGGCACTCCGCAAAAGAACCCCCGTGCATCGCACGTTTCCTTCTGCGGTGTGGCCAGCACCATTGGCGTGGGCAGCTACGAGATTCATCCGTTCGTGGATGTACGTCCTTGTTCGGAGCGTCGGCCCACGCCGGCTGGATCCCTGGCCTCGCTGGTGGTCAGCCAGATTGGCGAGCAGATGATCCAAGACAAGGTCCGTTTGCCGCACATGAATCGCAACGAGATTGTCTTCATCGAACACTATCTGGTGAAGTTTAAGCGCGAGCTGCTGGTCGGCCTAGACAAGACGGTCTTTTCGGCCATTCAGTGTCACTTTGAGAACCGAACGATGGATATAAGGGAGGAGCTGCTCGAGCTGGATCGCGACTATCTGTACGAACAAATAGCCCGCGGCATTCTCAGCCATGCCGCCAATCCACTCAACTACCTGTCGATAATCAAGCTGGCCGTTAGCGTCATGGCCAGTGAGGTCATCTGGGATCTGCAGCAGACCATGCTCAAGCCAGGCCTAGATCCCCGTGGCCTCAACCATCCTTGCGGCTGCGGCACAGAGCGGGAGCGTGAGCAATTCGCCCTTTGCACGACGTAGAAGTGCACCTCCATAGTGCCACCGCCATAGTTCTATGTTTTTGGTAAAACTAATCTTCATAAATTGTCTGTGTTTGGTTGATATTGAAAGACTTTCTACACGAACCGCTTACCGCGTGAAACGGCAGAGACGAAGGGTACAGTACACCATATTCTTATGTATTGGTCAATTGGATATGCCTTGTTTAAATTTTATGTGATATATTATATGAAACACTCACCTTATCTCACCGATCTAACTGTCTAATCTAATATAAGTTGTGcactaaacaaaataaaaactaaattttagAAAACATGGCATGCAACAGCTGGCACAGGTGTATCGATAagatataccgtccgaccctcagataTATACCATCTCAtgctaaaaatataccgtaaatatactgacaaattcaagttctatattcctcgatttgtatattccgtggaatattaatagctatatagaacatttagccatgccatcATAATTTTATGCGATTGAATCAGTTTTCTACTTTACTGGCTTAATTTAAACAGTTGCTTTTATCGGTTCAATTTTGACCTCATAAAATACCGAAACTTattaaaaataccagaaagGGTCACTCTGTGGCCCACAAACGAAAATCAGCTGACTGGCATTTGAATGCTCCCGCAactgtgtatggaatggggcTCATTGTTTCTACCGATTCATACCATACCCGATTCAAAGACAGAGAAAAGGAGAGCCTTAACCGATTTGAATAGAGCAAAAGGAGGCGAAATCAGAACCAGATGGAACCTTGGGAAAGGTGATAAAAAGATAAAGGAGGACCCAGTACCCAGCTGTAAAAAGATATTCAACTTAATCCCACAGGAATGTTATGGAGACTTTTAGAACAGGAATGCACTGATTTTTTGATATATAAATGCATcattgcttgtttttttttacatgtTTAAAGCACGGTGGTTCCCCCAAATTCATTTATACAACATATTTTAAAAACTACTTCCAACATATG from Drosophila pseudoobscura strain MV-25-SWS-2005 chromosome 4, UCI_Dpse_MV25, whole genome shotgun sequence encodes the following:
- the LOC4818114 gene encoding uncharacterized protein; amino-acid sequence: MIDILSMPRRNNVSGNAALLKMISNKTGLPINSLPGWELIPLNSKLPMLKCPGNQVIFSKNKIGQSFKSAKQEFDASVTGAAIPEYNPLHDANLRTFYSNERNLKRLRENGEITQTNDVICNLKDFNHHRQELHKSQLYYVLQAYKRREAEQHDRLLIANAEAITKRDHLNLAGRHQCYEEVVARKMRLDMEKHERMVHLNNLTMEKMKRLENLTSMQTMLLEHRKLLTNMRVQAHISLCHDLQRKYLIRQKKLFQFKKDRFNKNMRLLQKQRMMKNNEGQIQSWQKRLDERIANQQRLHFLLMEVELERGMFIERHKAKYELKWKHIQDQIRERTRQTMLKRQPKRRKRKKPKREKPSFCEEYQTTFDGLLDSELCYALNAAIAMEGHSPLTFAPDDPIYKAAQYILNHILKGFIEDLSDDECALKVLVSRIREFLCDAKKYVNYKALQIINFARDHHNAIDFGSAAAKSGTPQKNPRASHVSFCGVASTIGVGSYEIHPFVDVRPCSERRPTPAGSLASLVVSQIGEQMIQDKVRLPHMNRNEIVFIEHYLVKFKRELLVGLDKTVFSAIQCHFENRTMDIREELLELDRDYLYEQIARGILSHAANPLNYLSIIKLAVSVMASEVIWDLQQTMLKPGLDPRGLNHPCGCGTEREREQFALCTT